From Rubricoccus marinus, a single genomic window includes:
- a CDS encoding JAB domain-containing protein encodes MATPNPDGLTHPGGVTALNLRVLRDIEARMSEGGDRYDGAPVVPQPALDRRERYHASRLAARGRLRRVETDAPWFARRTVLYGSVPEPLADRPHSVVREPAHALRQSEAHVEGTVHGAYRDALFSGVPLYTTRLVRERTFTFPTRDQVRSPADAAAVLAEYFSDRDREEFVVAFLDTANTLTGLHVASVGGLAASIVEPRQVFKAAVLANAAAILLAHNHPSGNPEPSREDVAVTRQLVEAGKVMGIPVHDHLIIVPSTGTTDLSDDGAPSYTSLAERGLV; translated from the coding sequence ATGGCGACCCCGAACCCGGATGGACTGACGCACCCAGGCGGCGTCACGGCCCTCAATCTCCGCGTGCTTCGCGACATCGAGGCCAGGATGTCCGAAGGCGGCGACCGCTACGATGGCGCGCCCGTCGTGCCCCAGCCCGCGCTCGACCGCCGCGAGCGGTACCACGCGAGCCGCCTCGCCGCGCGCGGTCGTCTCCGCCGCGTCGAGACCGACGCGCCGTGGTTCGCCCGTCGAACCGTGCTGTACGGCTCGGTGCCTGAGCCTCTGGCAGATCGCCCTCATTCCGTCGTTCGAGAGCCTGCCCACGCGCTCCGCCAGTCTGAGGCGCACGTCGAGGGCACCGTCCACGGCGCCTACCGCGACGCGCTGTTCTCCGGCGTCCCGCTCTACACCACCCGGCTCGTGCGCGAGCGGACGTTCACGTTCCCGACGCGCGACCAGGTCCGCTCACCCGCCGACGCCGCGGCGGTCCTCGCCGAGTACTTCTCCGACCGCGACCGCGAGGAGTTCGTCGTCGCCTTCCTCGACACGGCCAACACGCTGACTGGGCTCCACGTGGCGTCCGTCGGCGGGCTCGCAGCGAGCATCGTCGAGCCGAGGCAGGTGTTCAAGGCCGCCGTGCTGGCGAACGCAGCGGCCATCCTCCTCGCGCACAACCACCCCTCGGGCAACCCGGAGCCCAGCCGGGAGGACGTGGCCGTCACGCGCCAGCTCGTCGAGGCGGGCAAGGTCATGGGCATACCCGTCCACGATCACCTCATCATCGTCCCGTCTACGGGGACGACGGACCTGAGCGACGACGGGGCGCCGTCCTACACGAGCCTGGCCGAGCGTGGGCTGGTGTAG